The genomic window TTCCATTTCCGAGCGAGCGACGACAACAAAGGGTTTAATACCCTTTATTACGCAGCGGGTCTAATATAAAAAGCCATGGCGAACAAGAGTATTGATAAAGTATTTCTCGCAACCGTTATTTTTCTCATGTTGGGAGGGTTTTTTATCTTCATGTCCTCTTCGCTTGGTTTATTGGCGAGACAAGGACCTCAATTTGGCGCTACGACATTCAATCAAGCGTTTTTCGGCCTCTTTCTGGGTTCCATCGCGCTCGTCGTATTTTCAAAAATAGATTATAAACTTTGGAAGAAATACGCGGTACACATATTCGCACTCTCCATTATCGCGACAGCTTTGGTTTTCATCCCGCAGATCGGGCTACAGCACGGGGGCGCGCGGCGATGGCTTGATCTCGGGTTTGTCACATTCCAGCCTTCCGAATTCTTAAAGTTCGGAGCCGTGCTGTACCTTGCCGCATGGTTCTCTTCGGTTAAGTATAAAATTGAGTCAATCAAATGGGGATTATTGCCGCTTCTGGCGGTCATCGGCATTGTAGGCCTCATTTTGCTGTGGCAACCCGACATGGATACCCTCCTCATCATCATCGGTGCCGCCATCGGCATATTTTTTATTGCGGGAGGGAAGTGGAAGCATTTGGCTGTCCTATTCGGCATCGCTGTTATTGGTTTTATTCTTATCGTATTTTCCAAACCCTACCTCATGGAGCGCGTTTTGACGTTTATTGATCCCGCGCGCGACCCGCTCGTTGCGGGGTGGCAGATACAGCAGTCCCTAATCGCGGTCGGCTCCGGCGGAGTGTTCGGAAAGGGCTTTGGTCAAAGCATACAGAAATTCAGATTCTTGCCCGAGCCGATCGGAGATTCTATTTTTGCCGTAGCGGCTGAAGAGTTTGGTTTTGTTGGGGGCGTCGTCATTATTTCCGCGTTCATTTTGTTCCTGTTAAGGGGTCTCTCTATTGCGCGGCGCGCCCCTGATGCATTCAGTGGACTTTTGGTTTCCGGGATTGTTATAATGATTGTACTCCAATCCCTTATTAATATTGCGTCTATTGTAGGCGTTTTCCCGTTTTCAGGCCTCCCGCTTCCGTTCATTAGTCATGGAGGCACGGCATTGCTGTTCGCACTCGTTGAGATCGGGATCGTACTCAATATTTCAAGGTATAAGAGAAAAATATAGCGATATCCCTGTGCGGACACACAAGCATTAGCAGTTTAAATTGTTAACGGAATGAAGATACTTTTTACCGGAGGCGGGTCCGGAGGACATTTTTACCCCATCATAGCGGTTGCGGAAGAGATAAATAAGATCATAGAGCGCGACCATTTATTGAACGCGCAACTGTATTTTGTGGCGCCTGAACCTTACAACAGAGCCCTTCTTCAGGAAAACGGCATTCTGTTTAAAAAGGTTTCCGCAGGGAAGATGCGGCGTTACTTTTCTCTCTTGAATTTTCTGGACATATTTAAAACCTCCGCCGGTATTGTGCGGGCCATTGTACTGTTGTACTCTATTTTCCCCGATGTCATTTTCAGCAAAGGGGGGTACGCGAGTTTTCCGGTACTTTTCGCGGCGCGATTGTTCGGCATTCCCGTCATTATCCATGAATCAGACTCGGTTCCCGGAAAAACAAACGTGTGGGCGGGGAAGTTTGCGCAAAGGATCGCGGTCTCGTATGCTGACGCGGGAAGTTTTTTCCCTAAAGATAAAGTGGCGCAGACCGGCAATCCCGTCAGACAAGGAATGTTCATAGTGCAAAAAAAGGGCGCGCATGAATTTTTAAAACTGGAGGAGGGCACACCCATTATTTTTATTCTTGGCGGTTCTCAAGGGGCGCAAGTGATCAACAACGTCGTCTTGGACGCGCTTCCCCAGCTTGTTGAAAAATATCAGGTCATCCACCAGACCGGAGAAAATAATTTTAAAAGTACCGCAAGTACGGCCGGCGTTATCTTAAAAGGGAATCGATATGAAGGACGATATCATCCATTCCCGTATCTGAATTTGCTTTCCATGAAAATGTCAGCCGGCATAGCTGACCTGATCATATCGCGTGCCGGTTCCACCATTTTTGAGATTGCGGCATGGGGAATACCGAGTATCATTGTTCCCATCACTGATTCAAACGGAGACCATCAACGAAGCAATGCGTTTGCTTACGCGCGAACGGGGGCATGCCTGGTGATTGAAGAGAATAATTTAGCGGCGAATGTTCTTATCTCCGATATTGACCGTATCATGGGAAACAGGGAAGAGCGTGAGCGTATGGTAGTGGGAGCGCGCTCGTTTGCACGGCCGGACGCCGCCCAGAAGATCGCGGAAGAGATCGTAAAGATCGCGCTCAAACATGAAAAATAAAGAGTATTAAACCTTATAATATGCCGAACATCCTCACCCCAAAAAATATTGTAACTCGTTTTGCACCGTCCCCGACGGGGTTTTTGCATGTGGGCGGTATGCGCACGGCGCTCTTCAACTATCTCTTCGCCAAAGCGCACGGAGGAAAATTTATCCTGCGCATTGAGGACACCGACAAGGAACGCAGTAAAAAAGAATACGAAGAGGATATTGTGGCGGGACTCTCGTGGCTTTCTCTTTCGTATGACGAGATATATCGCCAGTCAGAACGAGGGGAAATATACAAAAAGCATCTCCAAGCAATACTCTACAAAGGTAGCGCGTATGAGGCGGAAGAAAACAGCGATGGCACGGGAAAGGTCATCCGCTTCAAAAACCCGAACGGGAAGATAACGTTTAAGGATATGATTCGTGGAGACATTTCATTTGATACGGCCGAACTGGGTGATTTTGTGATCGCTAAAGACATGCAAACACCGCTTTTTCACTTGGCGGTCGTCGTTGATGATTTTGAGATGGGCGTCACGCATATTATTCGCGGAGAGGACCATATCTCCAATACACCTCGCCAAATGCTCATACAGCGCGCCATAAGCGCTCCGGAGCCCCTCTATGCTCACATCCCACTTATCCTAGCTCCCGACAAAAGCAAACTCTCTAAGCGCCACGGTGCGGTTTCCGTGAATGAATACAAGGCAGAAGGATATCTGCCGGAAGCGCTCATAAATTTTTTAGCGTTACTCGGCTGGAATCCGGGAACTGAAAAAGAAATATTTACCTTGAGTGAACTCATCAAAGAATTTAATTTGGAGAAGGTGCAAAAAGGCGGCGCGGTCTTTGATCGTACTAAACTTGATTGGATCAACAGGGAACACTTGAGGAAATTACCATCAAAAGATCTGGAGATCTTTGTATCAGATATATTAAAAACACAGGACTCTGTTCTTGTGAAAAAAATTACTCCGCTCATTCTTGAACGTATCAATAAATTTTCAGATATCAATACAATGGCCGCGGAAGGGGAGTTAGCGTATTTTTTTGAACGGCCGCGATACAGCTCTGAAAAATTGGTATGGAAAAAAAGTGATTCTAAAACAACAAAACGGCACATTGACAGAATGATTGAATTATTTCAAAATGCTGATTTTACCAGCGCGGAATCTTTGAAGCCTGCGATATGGGATTATGCGGAAGGTGAGGGAAGAGGGGATGTTTTATGGCCTCTGCGCTTTGCTCTTTCCGGAAGGGATAAATCGCCGGACCCGTTCACTATTGCGTCAATTTTAGGCAAAGAAGAAACACGAGAGCGTTTAAGGGCGGCTTCGGTGAAACTAGGTGAATGATATGAACATATGGCAATTCGTAAAAACCATCTTTCTTTCTTCCATGCTATTTCTCGTGATATTTGCGGTGCCAGTGCTACAGATACGCGCCCAAAGCATTGATGAACTCAAAACGAAAATTACCGGTCGCGCAAGCGAAATAGAGGCGCTTGAAAAAGAGATCGCGCAATACCAAATCCAGTTGAACGGTATTGGGGAAGAAAAACAAAGTTTACAAAAAGAGATAAAGACCATTGACCTTACGCGAAAAAAACTTGCTGCGGACATAAAATTGACTGAAAATAAAATTGAATCCAGTTCGCTCACCATTGAAAAGCTGGAGCTTGAAATTGGCGATAAAAAGACAAATATCACTAATAAGATAGAGGTTATCAAGGAGACCATCAGAAAGATCAACGAAATAGATGATAACACCCTCGTTGAACTCGTTCTTTCCAGCGACAATATCTCGGAGTTTTGGAATGACGTGGAGAATTTCGAGCAATTTCAAGAAAGTATCAACAAGAACGTAAAAGAACTGCAGGACCTCAAAACGCGTCTGGAAGAAAATAAAGCATCCATTGAGATCGCGCGCGCAAATTCTATTGCGCTCCGGGCAAAACTCCAAGACCAAAAGATCATTGCGGACAATAGCCGCAATCAAAAAAATCAATTGCTCGCGCAAACAAAAAATAAAGAAGCCAATTACCAGAAAGCGCTTGATGAAAAACTGCGGCTCAAGGAGGAGTTTGAAAAGGAGTTGCTGAAATTTGAATCAGAACTGCGCATCGCCATAGATCCGGGGAGTTTCCCCCCGGCGGGAACTGGCGTTTTGCTATGGCCGCTGAAAGATATCTTTATCACGCAGAAATTCGGCAATACCGATTTTGCGCAAAGCGGGGGATACAACGGGAAAGGTCACAATGGCGTTGATTTTCGGGCAAGTATTGGTACGGAAATAAAAGCCGCACTCTCCGGTGTTGTTGAGGCGACAGGCAACACCGATCAATATCCCGGCTGCTATTCCTACGGCAAATGGGTGCTTATCAAGCACAATAACGGTCTTTCAACACTCTATGCGCATCTCTCACTCATTAAAGCAATAGAAGGGCAGCAGGTGTCTACCGGGGATATTGTCGGCTATAGCGGAAACACAGGATATTCTACCGGCCCGCATCTGCATCTTACCGTATACGCAAGCCAGGGAGTTCAAGTGACTCGCTTAGGCGCCATCGCGGGGAGACCAATCAGTAAATGTAGTAGTGCATCCATACCCATCGCTCCGCTTCCGGCGTACCTTAATCCTCTGGATTACTTATAATATTAGCTATATACTTTATACATGAAGAAGATGCTCGATAAGAAACAAGGAGGATTCATTAAGTTGTTGGTTTTGTTTGTCATCCTGATTGTCATTATCAGCTATTTGGGCATTGATCTGCGTGCTATCGTACAATCTCCGGAAACGCAGGGGAATCTTGGCTATGTATGGGGTTTAGTAGTAACCGTCTGGGATAATTATCTGGAACGTCCGGTCTTGTATTTTTGGAACAATATCTTCATTAACCTCTTATGGGAATCGTTTGTAAACAATATGGAACGTATTAAGAATGGCGTGCCGCATGATTTTATATTGAATGCGCCATCGGTCGGCACCACAACGCAACCGTAGAGGAATTGTGGTGCGACTTCTCCTTATATTTACACACAATAATATTTGTCTTTTGCGACTCTAGTGTTTATACTGGAGATGTATGGCGCTTCGTGCACAAAAATCCGGTAAGCAAAAACCATGGACCAGAGAAGAGCTTTCTCTAGGTCTAAAACATTTTTTTGATACAAACAGCAGATATCCAACAGCGCCGGAAGTTGATGCGTATCCATATCTGCCTTCAGCTCGTTGTATTGAGCGGCGTTTTGGGGGACTCGTACAACTGCGCAAACAGCTTGACCTGAAGGGACAATCAGATTTTCGTAGTGGACAACACAGTATAGAACGTGCACGAAAGATAAACAGTCGCTCGCATGAGATAGAGCGAACAGTCTACGATTTCCTTCAAGATATGTTTGGTAAAGAGTTTGTGCATCGCGAGTATTTCTTCACGGATGACAGGCGTACGCGAGCTGATTTCTTTGTGTATGACAGTAAAAAAGGATTTTGTGTGGATGTATTTTATCCAAGCGATAGGCGTAATCTTACCGGTTGCTTAAACAGCAAATTAAAAACATACCATACGAAGTATATGCGTCAGTACCCGGTGATCTTTTTGCAAATGAATGAGGGCATATCACAAGACACATTAGACAAGGTGATACGGAATAAGAAGAATCCTCTTACTACGGGGCAATATCTCATGGCATGGAATACATTCCAGGAATTTTGCAGACTAAGAGGGCCATTACGGGTATTACAATAGTACACAAAAGGGTGTTATTAAGTAGTATGTTGTATATTCTTTATACGTCGTATAAAGAACCTGCGCAAAAGATATATTGTGCGACACTGTGTATTATTTAAACTCGAGCCTTTTGCTATCTCCCCTCGCATATCCGCTACTGCTCATTGTCAAAACATAAACCATTCTTTTTCTCCGGTAGTACTAAATAAAAAACACCGTGATAAATATCACAGCGTTTTTTATTTAAGTTATTTTCGAGTGAGTGAGGGTCACAAAAGCATTTTTTCTATTTGCAATGTTTTTGTGACCGAGCGAAGGAAGAAAACAAGATTCTCTTATTTTATTTTCGAGCGAGTTCGTTGTTGTATTTTGACCAGCACTTTGCCGATGGTTGCCATGGTTGTGACCCTTCTTTTTCGTATAACCACTTTGCGTAGGCTAAGTTTCCTTCTAATGAGTAAATATCTAGCCCAAGCTTTAGAGCAGCCTTCTCGTGGAAGTATGCGTTAATTTGCATGACACCGATATCTTCCGGTACTACTTCCCCCCTCAACACTTCCCCGTTCTTACCATACTGTCTA from Patescibacteria group bacterium includes these protein-coding regions:
- a CDS encoding peptidoglycan DD-metalloendopeptidase family protein; its protein translation is MNIWQFVKTIFLSSMLFLVIFAVPVLQIRAQSIDELKTKITGRASEIEALEKEIAQYQIQLNGIGEEKQSLQKEIKTIDLTRKKLAADIKLTENKIESSSLTIEKLELEIGDKKTNITNKIEVIKETIRKINEIDDNTLVELVLSSDNISEFWNDVENFEQFQESINKNVKELQDLKTRLEENKASIEIARANSIALRAKLQDQKIIADNSRNQKNQLLAQTKNKEANYQKALDEKLRLKEEFEKELLKFESELRIAIDPGSFPPAGTGVLLWPLKDIFITQKFGNTDFAQSGGYNGKGHNGVDFRASIGTEIKAALSGVVEATGNTDQYPGCYSYGKWVLIKHNNGLSTLYAHLSLIKAIEGQQVSTGDIVGYSGNTGYSTGPHLHLTVYASQGVQVTRLGAIAGRPISKCSSASIPIAPLPAYLNPLDYL
- the gltX gene encoding glutamate--tRNA ligase: MPNILTPKNIVTRFAPSPTGFLHVGGMRTALFNYLFAKAHGGKFILRIEDTDKERSKKEYEEDIVAGLSWLSLSYDEIYRQSERGEIYKKHLQAILYKGSAYEAEENSDGTGKVIRFKNPNGKITFKDMIRGDISFDTAELGDFVIAKDMQTPLFHLAVVVDDFEMGVTHIIRGEDHISNTPRQMLIQRAISAPEPLYAHIPLILAPDKSKLSKRHGAVSVNEYKAEGYLPEALINFLALLGWNPGTEKEIFTLSELIKEFNLEKVQKGGAVFDRTKLDWINREHLRKLPSKDLEIFVSDILKTQDSVLVKKITPLILERINKFSDINTMAAEGELAYFFERPRYSSEKLVWKKSDSKTTKRHIDRMIELFQNADFTSAESLKPAIWDYAEGEGRGDVLWPLRFALSGRDKSPDPFTIASILGKEETRERLRAASVKLGE
- a CDS encoding UDP-N-acetylglucosamine--N-acetylmuramyl-(pentapeptide) pyrophosphoryl-undecaprenol N-acetylglucosamine transferase, coding for MKILFTGGGSGGHFYPIIAVAEEINKIIERDHLLNAQLYFVAPEPYNRALLQENGILFKKVSAGKMRRYFSLLNFLDIFKTSAGIVRAIVLLYSIFPDVIFSKGGYASFPVLFAARLFGIPVIIHESDSVPGKTNVWAGKFAQRIAVSYADAGSFFPKDKVAQTGNPVRQGMFIVQKKGAHEFLKLEEGTPIIFILGGSQGAQVINNVVLDALPQLVEKYQVIHQTGENNFKSTASTAGVILKGNRYEGRYHPFPYLNLLSMKMSAGIADLIISRAGSTIFEIAAWGIPSIIVPITDSNGDHQRSNAFAYARTGACLVIEENNLAANVLISDIDRIMGNREERERMVVGARSFARPDAAQKIAEEIVKIALKHEK
- a CDS encoding putative peptidoglycan glycosyltransferase FtsW, with the translated sequence MANKSIDKVFLATVIFLMLGGFFIFMSSSLGLLARQGPQFGATTFNQAFFGLFLGSIALVVFSKIDYKLWKKYAVHIFALSIIATALVFIPQIGLQHGGARRWLDLGFVTFQPSEFLKFGAVLYLAAWFSSVKYKIESIKWGLLPLLAVIGIVGLILLWQPDMDTLLIIIGAAIGIFFIAGGKWKHLAVLFGIAVIGFILIVFSKPYLMERVLTFIDPARDPLVAGWQIQQSLIAVGSGGVFGKGFGQSIQKFRFLPEPIGDSIFAVAAEEFGFVGGVVIISAFILFLLRGLSIARRAPDAFSGLLVSGIVIMIVLQSLINIASIVGVFPFSGLPLPFISHGGTALLFALVEIGIVLNISRYKRKI